A single region of the Epinephelus fuscoguttatus linkage group LG14, E.fuscoguttatus.final_Chr_v1 genome encodes:
- the coq6 gene encoding ubiquinone biosynthesis monooxygenase COQ6, mitochondrial produces the protein MHKLTRATLAFNGLGRCFIAEKHLSAIKITSRGLVCAEHGGDSGKNHEVYDVVISGGGMVGSAMACSLGMDPNLEGKKILLLEAGNKKVMDKVPDTYSTRVSSISPGSATVLSGIGAWEHITQMRCKPYKRMQVWDACSDALITFDKEDLQDEMAYIVENDIVVAALTKQLDSLSDNVQVKYRSKVVKYRWPTPHLAADSIPWVKVTLANGETVQTKLLIGADGPNSMVRQALGIPTVKWNYDQSAVVAVLHLSEPTENNVAWQRFLPTGPIAMLPLSDTKSSLVWSTSHQLAGELLELDEESFVDAVNSAFWSNENQSELFETAGAMFRSALAAVMPSAGSPRQLPPSVAGIGPKTRVMFPLGIGHASEYVRHRVALIGDAAHRVHPLAGQGANLGFGDVACLTQLLSQAAFDGKDLGAMQHLLEYETERQRHNLPMMAAIDLMKRLYSTNAAPVVLLRTFGLQATNMLPALKDQMMAYASK, from the exons ATGCACAAGCTCACAAGGGCGACGCTGGCCTTCAACGGACTTGGCCGGTGTTTTATTGCAGAAAAGCATTTGTCGGCTATAAAAATCACCAGCCGAGGATTAGTGTGTGCAGAACATGGAGGCGACTCTGGCAAGAATCATGAGGTTTATGATGTTGTTATATCCGGGGGAGGAATGGTTGGATCTGCAATGGCATGTTCCCTAG GCATGGATCCCAACCTGGAGGGTAAGAAGATTCTTCTACTTGAAGCGGGCAACAAGAAAGTGATGGACAAGGTCCCAGACACCTACAGCACCCGAGTCAGCTCCATCAGCCCAGGCTCTGCCACCGTCCTCAGTG GTATTGGAGCATGGGAACACATCACACAGATGAGGTGCAAGCCCTATAAAAGGATGCAG GTTTGGGATGCCTGCTCGGATGCCCTGATCACATTCGATAAGGAGGACCTGCAGGACGAGATGGCGTACATCGTGGAGAATGACATCGTTGTGGCTGCGCTCACTAAACAGCTGGACAGCTTGTCTG ATAACGTGCAAGTTAAATACAGGTCCAAGGTGGTGAAGTACAGGTGGCCCACGCCCCACCTGGCAGCAGACTCCATTCCATGGGTCAAGGTCACGTTGGCCAACGGAGAGACAGTTCAGACCAAGCTGCTG ATTGGTGCAGACGGACCAAACTCAATGGTGAGGCAGGCACTGGGGATACCCACAGTCAAGTGGAATTACGACCAGTCTGCTGTGGTCGCTGTGCTGCACCTATCAGAG CCCACAGAGAACAATGTCGCATGGCAGAGGTTCCTCCCAACAGGACCTATTGCAATGTTACCG CTGTCGGACACAAAGAGCTCTCTGGTGTGGTCAACCAGCCATCAGCTGGCGGGGGAGCTGCTGGAGCTGGATGAGGAAAGCTTTGTCGACGCTGTCAACTCTGCCTTC tggagtaatgAGAACCAGTCAGAGCTGTTTGAGACAGCTGGCGCTATGTTCCGCAGTGCCCTGGCGGCCGTCATGCCGTCTGCAGGTTCACCTCGACAGCTTCCCCCAAGTGTGGCAGGGATCGGCCCAAAGACCAGGGTCATGTTTCCTCTGGGCATCGGTCATGCATCAGAGTACGTCAGGCACCGCGTAGCTCTCATTGG GGACGCGGCCCATCGTGTCCATCCTCTTGCGGGTCAGGGAGCCAACCTGGGCTTTGGGGATGTGGCTTGCCTCACACAGCTCCTGAGCCAGGCAGCCTTTGACGGGAAGGACCTGG GGGCGATGCAGCACCTGCTAGAATATGAAACTGAACGCCAGCGACACAATCTGCCCATGATGGCCGCCATCGACCTCATGAAGCGCCTCTACTCCACTAACGCTGCTCCTGTCGTCCTCCTACGCACCTTTGGTCTGCAGGCCACCAACATGCTCCCAGCGCTAAAA GACCAGATGATGGCATATGCAAGCAAGTGA